The stretch of DNA TAGGGGTATACTATATAAAGGAATAATAATGGCATATTGTTGTGATGTTGAAAGAAAAAAATTACAAAATAGAATTAGCAGAATACATGGTCAAGTACATTCATTAAAGAATAAATTTAATGATGAAAATTTTAAATTAGAAGAAGATCCATATGAAACAATTAGACAATTAACAGCAATTAAAGGTGCTGTTAGTGGAATGATTAGTTCTTTTATCGAACATTATGCTAAAGGTCATATGATAGAGAGTATAAGGAATGCTTCAACTTCTGAAGCAGAAGCTCAAATTGATAATTTATTAGAAATAATAAAAGTTTATGGAAAATAAAGGATAAAAAATGGGAAATTGTAAATTTGGTTTAAATGAACATAAACCTTTTTTAGGAAATAAAGAAAAAAATCATCATAATCACGAAACAAATAAACTTAATTTTAAACAAAACGATATGTCTTCGTATAAAGAACATAAATTTTCATTTAATAAACCTAATGAACATGAAAAGAATGAATATAGTTGTGGACATGACCATGGTACAAGTGGACATTCACATGATCATAGAGGAACAGATAAAAAAGTTTTAAAATGGGCTTTAGGTATTACTTTAATTACAATGTTTTTAGAGTTTTTTTATGGATTTTTATCAAACTCTTTGGCTTTAATTTCAGATGCAATTCATATGTTTACACACTCTTTTGCTTTGATTATTTCTTTAGTTGCTATAATAATTGCAAGTAAAAAAGCACCAATATCTAAAACTTTTGGATTTTACAGAACTGAAGTATTAGCTGCTTTTGTAAATGGGATTACAATTATTTTATCTATTGCTTGGATTGTTTATGAAGCAGTTGAGAGATTTTTTAATCCTCAAATAATTGATATAAAAACAGCAATGATAGTTGCAGTTATTGGGCTTGTTATAAATATCATAACAGGTGTTATTTTGATGCAAGGTGATAAAGATAATATTAATCTAAAATCAGCCTTTGTTCATATGTTAAGTGATGCCTTATCTTCGGTTGCAATTATTATAGGTTATGTGGTTATATATTTTACTCAATGGTATTTTATAGATATTATTTTGGCAGTTATTGTGGCAATTGTTATTTCTAAGTGGGCAATTGATATTTTGAAAAATTCTATTAATACTTTAATGGAAAGTTCACCTTTAGATATTACAGAAGTGAAAGAATTTATTGAAAGACATAAAGAAGTTTTAGAATTACATGATATTCATATTTGGGAAATAACTCAAGATATGTACAATATGACAGCACATGTGAAAATAAATAAAAAATCTTTAGAAAATTATGAACAACTTTTACATGAAATAAATCATCAATTAAAAGATAAATATAAGATAGTTCATACAACTTTTCAGTTTGAATGGGAATAATTTAGCAAAAGAAAATTCTAATCTCTTTATGATACAATTCCCGAAATTTTTAAAAGGAGATAATATGGCAGCTGTAATAGTTGAAAAAGCATGTGGTTGTTTTAGAAATTCAGATTTCGAACAAGAAACACACTTTGCTTCAATTGATGAAGCTTTAGAAAAAGCAAATGAAATGTGTATAATTATGAATGAAGATTTTTGCCACAAACACAGATTTAAAACAGAATATGTTGATGGTAATGTAATGATAAAAATGGAAATGAACGGATAAATTTAACTTATCATCTAATCTCTTTGTAGAGTTTTTTTAGCTACAATGCACAAAAAAATAAAACAAAGAGCAAAGATGATAGATATAAAACTACTACAAAAAGATTTTGATTATGTTGTAACAGCTTTACAAAAAAAAGGTGTTGATAACGAACTACTAAATAACTTAAAAATTCTTGCATCTAATACAAAACAAAAAAGACAAGAGATGGAAGATGTAACAGCTGAGCAAAATGTTCTTTCAAAAGAGTTTGGAAGATACAAAAAAGAGAACTTAGATATCACATCTTTACAAGAAAATATAAATAATCTTAAAAATAAAAAACAAGAATTAGAAGAAGAAGTTCGAGTTTTAGAAGAAGAGTTAAACTCTATCATTTTAGGTGTTCCAAATATGCCAGATGAGTCAGTTCCTGTTGGAGCTGATGAAAATGAAAATGTTATTTTAGAAGTAGTTGGGCAAAAACCAACTTTTACTTTTACTCCAAAAGAACATTGGGATTTAGATAATAATTGGATTGATTTTGAAAGAGGTGTAAAAATCGCAAAATCAAGATTTGCAGCTTTAAGAGGTGATGGAGCAAGACTTGAGAGAGCTTTAATAAATTATATGCTTGATTTTAACAGAGAAAGAGGATTTAATGAGTGGTATGTTCCATTTATGGCAAATTCAAATACTCTTTTAGGAACTGGACAACTTCCAAAATTTGCTGATGATTTATTTAAGATTGAAGGTGAAGATTTATATCTAATTCCAACTGCTGAGGTTTCATTAACAAATCTATTTAATGATGAGATTTTAGAAGAATCAGAACTTCCAATGTTACTTACTTCTTATACTCCTTGTTTTAGAAAAGAAGCAGGAAGTGCAGGGCGAGATACAAGAGGATTAATTAGACAACATCAATTTGATAAAGTTGAAATGGTAGCAATCACAACTCCTGAACAATCTGTTGAGGTATTTGAAAAAATGGTATCTTGTGCATCTGATTTATTAACTTCACTTGGACTTGCTCACCAAAAAATGCAATTATGTACTGGTGATTTAGGATTTAGTGCAGCTGTTACTATTGACTTAGAAGTTTGGTTACCTGGACAAAATAAATATAGAGAAATTTCATCTATTTCAAATACAAGAGATTTCCAAAGCAGACGAGCAAAAATCAGATATAAAGATGCAAATAAGAAAAATATTTTAACTCACACTTTAAATGGTTCATCTTTAGCTGTTGGAAGAACTTTAGTAGCTATTATGGAAAATTATCAAAACGAAGATGGAAGTGTTAGAATTCCAGAAGTTCTTAAAAAATATATGTAATATAAAATAAAGCAAATAAAAAAGGGAGAAGTTGGCTAACTTCTCCCTTTTTTTATTTAGGATTTCGAGTTTTGTAAAAATAGTTTATAAATATATAAAATAAAACTCTTTATTTTTTGGAAGGAATAAAAAAAGAAGCTTCATCTTAAAAAAAAGTTTACAAAAGTAAAAGTTTTAACTAAGGAGAGATAAGCAGATGAAACCTCTTATTTGTGAAATTATACATACTTAAAACTTAAGAAATGCTATTTTAATGCTACGATTATAAATAAAATCTTAAATTTTTTTATTAAATTAAAAATTTATAGAACTTTTCTATTTTTGAACGAAAGTAAAATCACAACAAGAATAATTACTAAAGAAATATAAACAAAATTTGGGATTTGAATAGGATCTCCAGCTGCGTATGAATGTTTCCCACTTAAAAAATAGTTCACTCCAAAATAAGTCATAATAATACTAAAATAACTAACAACCGATAATAAACTTAATAAATAGTCATTAAACAGGCCTTTAATGTATTTTAGATGAAGTATAATCGCATATATAATTATAGAAATTAGCGTCCAAGTCTCTTTTGGATCCCAACCCCAATATCTTCCCCATGATTCATTTGCCCAAATTCCACCTAAAAAATTTCCAATTATTAAAAAAACAAGACCAATTAATATTGACATTTCGTTTATTCTATTTGACTCTTTTATACTTAGTAAAATTCTAAAAAAGTTTTCATTTTCATTTTTTGGATTCGCAAAAATAAATAAACAAAGAGAAATAAAACCAAGTAAACAACTAAGTGCTAAAAAACCATAACTTGCTGTTATTACACTTACATGAATTGTTAACCAATAAGATTTTAATACAGGAACTAAAGTTGTAATTTGTGGTTCCATCCAACTTAAATGGGCAACAAAAAGAGTAATTCCTGTAAGAATTGATGTTGTTGCTAAAGCTAAATTAGATTGTTTAGAAAAAAAGATTCCTGAAAGTGTAATTGCCCAAGCAACATAAATCATTGATTCATATCCATTTGACCAAGGAGCATGACCTGAAATATACCATCTAAGAGCCAATCCTAAAGTATGAAATATAAACCCTAAAATTATAAGAGATAAAATGATTTTGATAACTTTATTTATTTTCAAATAAGGATTGAAAATGTTTATAAAAACTAAAATTATAAGAACAAATCCCAAAATAAGATAAAAAGGAGTAAGTCTTTCAAAGATATTGAATTTATTTAAAAAAAGTTCAGATTTTATTTTTGGTTCACTTGGAATAATATTTGAAGCTAAATCTTGCTGATAAGTTTTTATATTTTCTAAAGCTAAATTTGCTTTTTCCCAATCATTTGATTTATTTGCATTTAAAAGTGAAAAATAGTAATTTTTCATTAGATTGTTTATTTCTATTGATTGTTCATTTTGATATTGTGAAGATTCATTTAGATTTAACCATTTATTATTTAAATCATCTTTTAAAGGAAAAATTTTTAGAAAATCCCCAATAAATAAAGAATAAGAGATGTTTAATCTTTCATCAATTTTTACTAATTCTTTATCAAAATTATTTCTATCAGAGATTTTTTTTGCATTGGTATTTTCTAGGGCATTTTCTAATTTGTATTCACCATTTTTTGTATAAATATCATTAAAAGAAAAATATGATTTGTCTTTTTCAATTTCAAGTAATTTTTTTATATCTTCATCTTTAACTTTATATATTGGAATATCTTTCCAAACTTCTGAATATAGAAACATACTTAAAAAGAATTGATTTGCATCTAAACCTTTTATTTGATTATCCCTTGATATTTTATTCATTATTTCTATTGCCAAAGAATTTAAAGGTTTTAATCTTCCTTGATAATCTTGAATAATTAATGCTCCTAATTTTTCACTATGATTTTTATCTATATTAAAAATAAAATCTTCATTTGAAAAACTTTTTTGAGGAGAAAAAACAAAAGCCAAAACAAAAAATAAAGATAATAAACTTTTCTTTAAATAATAGCTCTCTTTTATATGTTCAAGTGTGAATGATTTTGTACTTAATTTTTTAAATCTGCTATTTTTTACAAAAAAAGTTAAAAATAAACCCGTAAAAAGCAAAAAATATCCAATATAAGTTGGTATTTTTCCTGGGTCTTTATTTACAGAAAGAATCGTTGCACTTTCATCTGTTTTGTATGAAGATTGGAAAAATCTAAAACCTTTATAATCTAATACATTATTCATATAAATTTTATATTCAAATGAATTATTTAAAATATTATCATAAACTTTTACTTCACTTGAATAAGCTGATGGAGCATTGGAACCTGGGTATCTTTCTAATTTAAAATCATTTAATAAAATAGAAAATGGTAAAACAAACTCTTTTGCTCCCCATTTTAACTCTATTTCTTTATTTGCTATATTCACTTTTTTTGTGATTCCTTGATTTGAACCACCTTTTGCGTATAGTGGAATTTCAATAGATTTATTATCATAAATTAAATCTAAAATTACTGCGTTTATTTGTTGCTCTTTTTTTATTTCATGATTTGTTTCACTTACGATTTTGAACTGCGCATTTAATAGGGCATCTGAAATTTTAAATTGGGTTTGTCCGATTTTATAAATATTATTTATTTCTATTTTCTTTTTAGTATTTGCATTTATAATTAATTCTTTGTTTAAATCATTTGAGTATAAAGTTAATTGTATATTTGAACTGATATAAAAATCTCCATTTTGTGTTTCGAAATTTACAGTTGGAGCGTTTGAATTTGTTTTTTTATTTAAAGTAAAAGTTAGATATTTTGTATTGATTTCTTTTTTATCTTCTAAGTTTATACTATTTGTTCCAATTGATTCAGAAACTAAAATATTCATCATAGTTTTTCCATTTTCGCTAGGAACAAGTTTTTCAACGGCATTTTGTACAAATCTATTAAATTTAATTATTAAAGGTTTATTTTCTAATAAAGTTTCATATTCAAAGTTTGATTGGCTAAGTGGTGTCATCATAACTTTTTTATCATAAGTTTCACTTTGAGTTTTTATTTGAATATATTCATCAACAGAATAAACTCTATTTTCCATACTTCCTTCTGGAATTGTCATTACAGCTTCATAACCTAAATATCTAGTCATTGCTGCACCTAAAAAAATAAGAACTAAAGAGATATGTATCATAAATAAAAAGAATTTTTCTTTTTTGTACATCTTAAACCAGATAATATTAAAAGCAATTCCTATTGTTAGAATAAGCATAATTAATTCAAACCAAGTTTGATTATATATAAAAGATTTAGAACCAAGTGGACCAAAATCATTTTCAATAAATGTTGCAACTGCGCATGATAAAGCCATAAATATTAAAAATACAGTCATAACTTCAATACTAAATATAACTCTTAATAATTTTTTCACATTTACTCTTTTTAAAGATTTATTTTAAGAAGAGAAGAACTCTTCTTAAATTTTAGTATGAAGTTTTTGTTTCAATACCTTTTGTTGATTCAGGATTGTAAATTCCTTTTTTCTCTGCATCTTTTTTCCAATCTTGCATTAAGCCGTCTTGGAATTTCTTTTTCTCTTCAACTAATTGATTAAATGGTAATCCAATAATTTCTTGAGCTTGTTTTTTATCTGTTATATCCGGCGCTTTATAATCAGCTGCACCATGTTTAGCTAAAACTTTTGCCAAAGCAATTCTTGCATTTCCAGCTTTTTCTAAAGCTGTACCTAATGTTCTTAGTGTTTCTTCAGGAGCATGGAAAAATGCACCATGAGAAGCAACTGAATAATCCCATCTCCATTGAGCATGTCTAATATCAGTTAAAATAGGTTTCATTTCTTCTTCTGTTGCACCAACTTCCCAAGCTTTTCCAGCTTCTAAGTGAGCAGCAGCTAATTGTTTTATAGCTTTTCCTTGTAATTCATCTTTTCTATCTTTTTTTAGTTTTACATTTTCTAATAAAGATTTTTCATCAGTTCTGTGGCAATTCATACAAGTGTTATCCATATGTTCTAATGGATTACCAATTTTATGGTCTGTATATTTTATTCCACCTTCTTGTTTATATGGCATATGACAATCTGCACAAGATACATTGTTTTTACCATGAACTCCTGTTTTCCAAGTTTCATACTCTGGATGTTGAGCTTTAATCATTGGAGTTTTAGAAATAGGGTGAACCCAGTCACTAAATTGAATTTCGTCATAATATTTTTCCATATCATCTACATTTGTTCCTTTTTTCCATGGTAATGTAACAACAGCTGCTGTTTTACCATCTTTTAAAGGAGTTTTTTGGAAATAATATTCCACGTGACATTGGGCACAAACCATAGATCTCATATCTTGTTGAGTTGCATTATCTAAAGTTGTTTTACTTCCTTGTGCTTTTAACCCATCATTTAAGTAATTTCTATTAACTTGCAGTTCCATAGTTTCTGGATTATGACAATCTACACATCCAATAGGATTTATAATATCTGAACCATATTTTGCCCATTTACCTGTGTAATACTCTTCATCCCCATCTTTTTTCATTATTTTAGGAACTTCAGGAGATTTACAAGTCCAACATGCACTTGGCAATGGTCCTGTTTTATCATCAACAGGAGCTCCTGTTCTTAATGTATTTCTATTATCTTCAACAGCGTAAAAATGTCCTCTTGGAGCATTATAATCTTTTGAAAATGGATAACCTGCCCACAATACAACATATTCTGGATATTTTTTTAGCATATCTTCTATTTGATCAGAATTTTTTGTTTGTTTCCATGAATCATATTCTCTTGGATAAAATTTTCTGAACTCTTCATTTTTCGTTTCCCATCTATCTATTTTAGGAACTTCTTGTAACTGTTGTTTTTCCTCTTTTTTTTCATTTATGGAAGCCAATAATACTGACATTAAACCTATTGCGATAATTGATATTGCAAACAAAAATTTGTATTTTCCCATGATAAACCTTTACTTTAAGTTTTCTTTGATTCCTAGATTATAAGGTGTTGAAGTCAAACTTCTAACCTTACCATGTGGCACATATTTGTGACACTCCCAACATTTACGATCATTGTCCAGACCTTTTTGTTCACTACTATGGTAATTGCTAGCATTTGATTTTAGGGTATCATTTATACTAGCGTGACATCTTATGCAATTATTTTGTACACGATTTGCACCATCTTCACTTATTTGAATATTATTCTTATAAGTGTTTAAAGTAAATGCAACTGAATGGTTCCATCCATCAATTGCTTTTGCTTTATATTTTTCAATCATATCTCCCACAGGAAGGTGGCATTCAACACATTTTGCCACATCCTTATGTGAGCTTTTTTCCCAAGTTGCATACGCAGAATGCATTGTATGACAATTAATACAGGCCTTAGGATCGCTTGAGAGATAAGATAGCATTTGTGATGCATATACAGTGTAAAGAAATAAGCCAGTAGCGATTAAAAGGCTGAAAATTGCCCCATAAACAACAATTTTTCCGTTTTTTTCCATTGTATATCCTTTGAGTCACACAAGTAATTATAAAGTTATTTAAAATATATTTTCTTGACCTAGATCAAGGAATTGAATATTCATTCATAAATTTTATTATTTTACAAAGACTTTTGTATCATAAAGTTTATTATCAATTTTTACTTCAAAATAACCTTTTGAAACATTGTAATGTTTAAAAGTTATTTCTTCACCAATATAAATTTTTTGGTTGTTATAAACTGGAATAGAATTTTCTAAATAACCTAAAGAATTTCCTATTCTTACTTCAATATTTTTATTTCTTGTTTCACCAAAAATAACTATTTTTGAAAAACAAATTCCATTATAATCTTGATCTGTGATTTTTTTATGTTGAATATTTTCGCCATTTCCATTTTCATGAAAAACTCCTATAGCATAAGATGCTTGGATAGAAGATGAGAATGCAAGGTTTAGGTTTAAAACTAGTAAAATAAGTATAAATTTTTTCATAAACAATTTTACTATAAAAATCAAATAATAGAGAAGAAAATGAATATTCCTGCAAGTGCAAAACAAATTGAAGTTGTTAATTCAACTGTTCCTTTTTATGAAGATGAAAATTACTACTATTTTGATACAAGTTCAACAGCAGTTCCTGAACCTATGATAAATGCAGTAGCTGGCTTAGAACTTTTGAATGAAAATAAAAAGTTAATAATGATAAATCACAAAATTCCAATGGGATTATTCCCAAAAATCGAAGCTTATTTTGATTATGAAGTTGAAGAGTTAGAAGATGGAAATGTAAAAATCACGTTTTCAAAAAAAGAAAAACTTGTACCAAAATTAGATTTTGATACAAAATGTTCAGGTTAAGAGTAGATTACTCTTCTTGTTGTTTCATTATCTTCTTTTTTAATTTGGTCATAAAGAAGTTGATATTTTACTTTTTCTTCAAAAGAAATAGGAGTTCTAATTGATTTGTATTCAACTAAAATTCCATTTTTGAAAACACCAGAAATTTCAGCATAAACCCAATAAAAACCATCATCTTTTCTTTTGTTTTTTACAATTCCACTCCATAAACCTTTTG from Arcobacter suis CECT 7833 encodes:
- the nrfH gene encoding cytochrome c nitrite reductase small subunit; the protein is MEKNGKIVVYGAIFSLLIATGLFLYTVYASQMLSYLSSDPKACINCHTMHSAYATWEKSSHKDVAKCVECHLPVGDMIEKYKAKAIDGWNHSVAFTLNTYKNNIQISEDGANRVQNNCIRCHASINDTLKSNASNYHSSEQKGLDNDRKCWECHKYVPHGKVRSLTSTPYNLGIKENLK
- a CDS encoding cation diffusion facilitator family transporter — encoded protein: MGNCKFGLNEHKPFLGNKEKNHHNHETNKLNFKQNDMSSYKEHKFSFNKPNEHEKNEYSCGHDHGTSGHSHDHRGTDKKVLKWALGITLITMFLEFFYGFLSNSLALISDAIHMFTHSFALIISLVAIIIASKKAPISKTFGFYRTEVLAAFVNGITIILSIAWIVYEAVERFFNPQIIDIKTAMIVAVIGLVINIITGVILMQGDKDNINLKSAFVHMLSDALSSVAIIIGYVVIYFTQWYFIDIILAVIVAIVISKWAIDILKNSINTLMESSPLDITEVKEFIERHKEVLELHDIHIWEITQDMYNMTAHVKINKKSLENYEQLLHEINHQLKDKYKIVHTTFQFEWE
- a CDS encoding PAS domain-containing protein yields the protein MEFLSGNFLCETIVPKEELIVSRTDLKGNITYANETFALISGYKIGELIGKPHNILRHPDMPKSLFKELWKDLETKGLWSGIVKNKRKDDGFYWVYAEISGVFKNGILVEYKSIRTPISFEEKVKYQLLYDQIKKEDNETTRRVIYS
- the serS gene encoding serine--tRNA ligase, whose amino-acid sequence is MIDIKLLQKDFDYVVTALQKKGVDNELLNNLKILASNTKQKRQEMEDVTAEQNVLSKEFGRYKKENLDITSLQENINNLKNKKQELEEEVRVLEEELNSIILGVPNMPDESVPVGADENENVILEVVGQKPTFTFTPKEHWDLDNNWIDFERGVKIAKSRFAALRGDGARLERALINYMLDFNRERGFNEWYVPFMANSNTLLGTGQLPKFADDLFKIEGEDLYLIPTAEVSLTNLFNDEILEESELPMLLTSYTPCFRKEAGSAGRDTRGLIRQHQFDKVEMVAITTPEQSVEVFEKMVSCASDLLTSLGLAHQKMQLCTGDLGFSAAVTIDLEVWLPGQNKYREISSISNTRDFQSRRAKIRYKDANKKNILTHTLNGSSLAVGRTLVAIMENYQNEDGSVRIPEVLKKYM
- the ccsA gene encoding cytochrome c biogenesis protein codes for the protein MKKLLRVIFSIEVMTVFLIFMALSCAVATFIENDFGPLGSKSFIYNQTWFELIMLILTIGIAFNIIWFKMYKKEKFFLFMIHISLVLIFLGAAMTRYLGYEAVMTIPEGSMENRVYSVDEYIQIKTQSETYDKKVMMTPLSQSNFEYETLLENKPLIIKFNRFVQNAVEKLVPSENGKTMMNILVSESIGTNSINLEDKKEINTKYLTFTLNKKTNSNAPTVNFETQNGDFYISSNIQLTLYSNDLNKELIINANTKKKIEINNIYKIGQTQFKISDALLNAQFKIVSETNHEIKKEQQINAVILDLIYDNKSIEIPLYAKGGSNQGITKKVNIANKEIELKWGAKEFVLPFSILLNDFKLERYPGSNAPSAYSSEVKVYDNILNNSFEYKIYMNNVLDYKGFRFFQSSYKTDESATILSVNKDPGKIPTYIGYFLLFTGLFLTFFVKNSRFKKLSTKSFTLEHIKESYYLKKSLLSLFFVLAFVFSPQKSFSNEDFIFNIDKNHSEKLGALIIQDYQGRLKPLNSLAIEIMNKISRDNQIKGLDANQFFLSMFLYSEVWKDIPIYKVKDEDIKKLLEIEKDKSYFSFNDIYTKNGEYKLENALENTNAKKISDRNNFDKELVKIDERLNISYSLFIGDFLKIFPLKDDLNNKWLNLNESSQYQNEQSIEINNLMKNYYFSLLNANKSNDWEKANLALENIKTYQQDLASNIIPSEPKIKSELFLNKFNIFERLTPFYLILGFVLIILVFINIFNPYLKINKVIKIILSLIILGFIFHTLGLALRWYISGHAPWSNGYESMIYVAWAITLSGIFFSKQSNLALATTSILTGITLFVAHLSWMEPQITTLVPVLKSYWLTIHVSVITASYGFLALSCLLGFISLCLFIFANPKNENENFFRILLSIKESNRINEMSILIGLVFLIIGNFLGGIWANESWGRYWGWDPKETWTLISIIIYAIILHLKYIKGLFNDYLLSLLSVVSYFSIIMTYFGVNYFLSGKHSYAAGDPIQIPNFVYISLVIILVVILLSFKNRKVL
- a CDS encoding metal/formaldehyde-sensitive transcriptional repressor, with amino-acid sequence MAYCCDVERKKLQNRISRIHGQVHSLKNKFNDENFKLEEDPYETIRQLTAIKGAVSGMISSFIEHYAKGHMIESIRNASTSEAEAQIDNLLEIIKVYGK
- the nrfA gene encoding ammonia-forming cytochrome c nitrite reductase encodes the protein MGKYKFLFAISIIAIGLMSVLLASINEKKEEKQQLQEVPKIDRWETKNEEFRKFYPREYDSWKQTKNSDQIEDMLKKYPEYVVLWAGYPFSKDYNAPRGHFYAVEDNRNTLRTGAPVDDKTGPLPSACWTCKSPEVPKIMKKDGDEEYYTGKWAKYGSDIINPIGCVDCHNPETMELQVNRNYLNDGLKAQGSKTTLDNATQQDMRSMVCAQCHVEYYFQKTPLKDGKTAAVVTLPWKKGTNVDDMEKYYDEIQFSDWVHPISKTPMIKAQHPEYETWKTGVHGKNNVSCADCHMPYKQEGGIKYTDHKIGNPLEHMDNTCMNCHRTDEKSLLENVKLKKDRKDELQGKAIKQLAAAHLEAGKAWEVGATEEEMKPILTDIRHAQWRWDYSVASHGAFFHAPEETLRTLGTALEKAGNARIALAKVLAKHGAADYKAPDITDKKQAQEIIGLPFNQLVEEKKKFQDGLMQDWKKDAEKKGIYNPESTKGIETKTSY